A region of the Salvia splendens isolate huo1 chromosome 11, SspV2, whole genome shotgun sequence genome:
AACTCTCACCCAAGTTGATGCTTCCTTTCAAGGCtttggcttcttcttcttcttcttcttcttcttcttcttcttcttctcatccaCATTGCAGGATTCATCCATCCGATCGAACACGAGGCGTGTTCGCTTCGAGGGATTCACGGAGTAACTTCCATAATCTTGTAATTGGATAGGGGATAGAACAGGAGAGTCAATGCCTTTGGCTACATTCAATctctcaatctccatttcttGAAATGAATTGTAGCAAGAAATGATAGTATCCTGCAAGATTATAAATCCCATTAATTCCCCTAAACAAATACTGATAATTCATTATCAAATTTTCAGCACTCACACTATTGTAAGAGTGAAGAGGTGTCAAGCAACCAATCTTGAGGTGCAATGCATCTTTTGTCAATTCTTGGTCTAATACAAGCAATGTGGCAGCTGCTGATATCACAGATGGCCTATGACACATTATTTTTGCATCTACATTCAAAATCAAGATCAATCAAACAAACAAATCCAACTTTCAAGAAAAAGGGTGACAAAAAAAGACACTAACCAACCTCTCACTGAGGTCAAAATAACTTCCTTGACTCTTGAAAGCCAGTTTTTTGGTGGTGAATTGTTGTCACAAAACTTGCTAGCAAAGAATGTGGTGAAACTGAAAGGGGTTAAAGATCCCATTTTCCAACCCAAAGCATTCAAGACCAAAAGCTCCATCCTCTGAATCACACTGCTCTCAAAATTGTAATCTTCAACACAAAATTCAGACAATGCTGGCACCCTAATTTCCTCCACTTTGGCAGCCAGTGACAGACAAGCCATAGACAAAAGCCTCATGGCCCAAGATTGCTCTTCCTATATTCACacaaaaaacattcaagaaAATGAAGCCCACATTATCAAAATTGAATCTTTCCAAGCCAAAACCAACTTACATCAATAGATCTTATCGAGAGAAATCTATCAAGATATGTAACTGATGCATAAGCAGTTTCCACTCCAAATCCAAGAACTTCCCTTTTCtgcataaaaaaaaatccaatctttaccACTCATTCATCAAGAAAATCACCAAACACTACAAAGATTCAATCTTTAAATTCAAATCAAACACACACTAAATGGGTTTTGGTACAAACTCTGAGAATGTAATCAATCCCCTCCAAACGCCTCCTTTGAATCCAAGAATTCCGGAGAAGATCTTGCATTTGGGACACTCCATCTCTGATTTCTTTATCAAGAAGTGTTTGAATGTAATCATCATCATTTGCATATACTGAAATTTCTTCATCCTCTTCACCGCCTAAACTTCCCAAATCCTCTTTACATAGGAGACTACTAGGAGAGAGCATTGATTGAGAGCTACTCTCCATATtagtgttgttttttttttcttgtgttGAATTTTGTTTTACTCAAATCTAAATAAAGATTTGGGAGAGAATCTAAGGATATGTATGAAATGGCGTGGGAGAAATTTATGCCGCGAAAACAAGCGGGTATCTCTGATAATGGTGGTCGTGTCTTCTAATTAGGCATGTGATATCATAACCATAACtaccattatttatttatttcattgttTTTATATGTGTTGTTGAGGTTTACATTTTAACCGTTGGTCACACTATTTAGTAAGATCATCGTAACTGTCATATTTACTttgtatttatttgttgaatAATACCCTTGAATTTTGAATAGAATCAATCAAACTggttttattataattaatactcctaccTTTGTGTTGAAATGAAACgttttgaataaaaaatcaccaaattaaTTTGGGAGTAATATTTAGGAGTGGTTAGTGAATTAACATTGGGATTTGAACTAAATTTTTGCTTAATGTGAATTACAGATATTTTACGGATAGTTTGATGCAATTCGATTATTGGAATTACGGATATGTTAATCATACTCCATAATAATATAGCTTTGGTCGATTTCTTTAATAATGCATCAATGTCGTCGATTCAATAATTATATTAGCCTTTCCAAAATTTATGTGACAAAGTACCATATGGTAGACCTCAATTGCACCGTCCTTCCAACTCACATTTTGGTGATTCTTTTTCACCATTTATTCTGTAGACTATACCATAAATTGTTCGTCTTTTATAGTTATGATCAAATGTAAAacaatggagtatataaaatgaATGGTATCTTTCCACCTTGTGTGGTAGTGTAATCATAGTATTTGTATCCTTATATAGTATGATCTAGTGGTTATGTTTTTGTGCAATATGGTGTCttaattgttttgttttcaacttttaatttaattataaaactatattaaattattactaACATTATACTTCCCCGTTCAACCATAtgagtcacatttggtgtggaTACAAGTTTTatgaaatgtaaagaatagtgagttgaaaaagttagtggaatatgagtcaccTTTTTATATtcgttttataataaaatgtaagtgaagtgagttagtgaaatgtaagATCTAGTTataatttatggtaaaagtgaaatgtgactcttattataaAAAGgatcgaaatgacaaaatgtgacttttattatGAAACGAATGggtaaattttataaattaccaTAAACGATTAAAGCatggaatttttttcattcattattttaaactataaaaaaataaataaattgtgcattgatttttttatattaaatgtaTTGAATTAATGAAgttaaaaatactactccgtaaaaataaaaatattgctAGAATCTCGTTTTTGCAAAAAAGAACATACGTGTAGTGATATAATTGGGTTATGGATTAATAACTGCTGCCACAATAATATAGTATGACTGGTCAAAGATGAACATTGGTTAGAGAAGTACCATCATTTTGCGTCACTTCACTGAAATAGGCAGAGCCtttaaaaatgtgaattttttttcttaattccttcaaaaaaataaaaataaaaatcctaGCCATTCGACttataattttcaatttattggaaataaggACCCAATTTTAAATAACACTCGAATAAGAGTACATGCATGATATCATAATGTTTTAAGACTTGTACAAATTAAATATCTGTTTTATATATAATCTATGTCATTATCAAGTACTAGTGTTATGCCCCTGCGATGCAcagatatttaatttaatttaatgtatatTGATTCAGTCTGTAAAAATaaagtagtactaatatttacatcacacaaaacaaaaattaactTATTCACTACCTAACTTTATAGGAAACGACACTGTAATGCGTACACAATGAATAAATAGTATGAAActacatataaaaataatataattataaataataaatagtatttgtatataaatattaatttacttAAAAAGTAACTCATCAACGATACAAACTATACATAATTATGTAGCGAATAAAATGAGTATTAGACATATGACCGATACATCAATACAAcaattaattttagaaatacATAATGGGCCACCACAAAATAACAAACTTATTGCAAACGGACAGGTATTGTACACATATATAATATGTACCACCATAAGTTATAAACCTACTAAAACATACAATGATTAAATCAATACATTAATATGATACAatacaaataaactaaataaaccATCCATTCTTGCCCCGAAAAAACCCTAAAGAAGAATCCAACGCCTTCGTCATAATTGCCAGAAAATTCACCGACGGTGTATGagaaacaaaaacacaaactCGCACCACCCACACTAATCATCTTCCCTTTCAATTTTACATTTGATCTATCTCCAGGTTTGGTCATTTCAAAAACACAAACGCCTCAaaatttttcttcttctagGAGGATCACAATATTAGTAACATaacaatcacaaaaaaaatgtgtaaaatAGATGAATATAAATGTACCACTATTGGGCATTAGTGAAGAGCAAAAACCCTA
Encoded here:
- the LOC121755096 gene encoding cyclin-D3-1-like, translating into MESSSQSMLSPSSLLCKEDLGSLGGEEDEEISVYANDDDYIQTLLDKEIRDGVSQMQDLLRNSWIQRRRLEGIDYILRKREVLGFGVETAYASVTYLDRFLSIRSIDEEQSWAMRLLSMACLSLAAKVEEIRVPALSEFCVEDYNFESSVIQRMELLVLNALGWKMGSLTPFSFTTFFASKFCDNNSPPKNWLSRVKEVILTSVRDAKIMCHRPSVISAAATLLVLDQELTKDALHLKIGCLTPLHSYNSDTIISCYNSFQEMEIERLNVAKGIDSPVLSPIQLQDYGSYSVNPSKRTRLVFDRMDESCNVDEKKKKKKKKKKKKKPKP